From the Rhodoferax mekongensis genome, one window contains:
- a CDS encoding sensor histidine kinase, translating to MLLVLAGLVGNYLKFPLFLNIDFIFGSIFTLLAVQIFRLRYSILAGALIASYTFVLWNHPYFLLVSTLEVLVVGVLFHRYKVGLVLADALFWVFVGMPTVYLTYHVLMSVPETSTTLVMCKASINGIANALVARFVYTLVALRCNKSRVEYRDITYNLLAVFALVPALAIGVVNGRDDFSVTDQNIRAELLENSQQLTKKISIWLQNRAASITYLAGRGVTHSPVQMQSMLEQSNESDINILRAGLINRDGISVAFSPTLDDSGHSNIGRDFSDRPYIAAMRQSLQPVLSEVVMSKVGRPTPTVIFAAPVVKQGDYAGYVAGVLSLDQLGEMFEKSSTFHSMHFTLLDKNSNVIITSIPHQKLMAPLQRGAGTLTPLGNGVGQWVPANLAGAPIMERWKSSYYVIESPIEKYAEWKLVLEQPVAPFQKVLFERYTKSLTLLLVILLVALTLAELISRRSIRSLITLTSMTQALPSRLLANESTIDWPKTSVYEVRQLVANFKEMAQSLTAQFKTINQSNELLETRVRERTSALNASLKDKEALLKEVHHRVKNNMQVITSLLRLESRRSTVADTKVVLGDMQARIRAMALLHELLYRTGTFASVDLGKYLSQLSTQAFQNQAVNLRSVQLVLNLGSVPVGMDQAVTCGLLVNELISNCLKHGFPAHDQGLVSIDLIRLDDADLWSLRVADTGVGLPGNFEEKRKESLGLQLVSDLARQIGGELEIAPNSDKGVVFIVNFRAVEPNPLQMPD from the coding sequence ATGCTCCTGGTCTTGGCAGGACTTGTCGGCAATTACTTGAAGTTCCCCCTTTTCCTGAATATCGATTTCATTTTCGGCAGCATATTTACCTTGCTGGCGGTCCAGATCTTCAGGCTGCGCTACAGCATTCTTGCCGGGGCGCTGATTGCCAGTTACACATTCGTACTTTGGAACCATCCCTATTTCTTGCTCGTTTCCACGCTGGAAGTGTTGGTCGTCGGAGTTCTGTTTCACAGATACAAGGTAGGGCTGGTGCTTGCAGATGCACTTTTTTGGGTCTTTGTCGGGATGCCGACGGTGTACCTGACTTACCACGTGCTGATGTCGGTGCCGGAAACAAGTACCACGCTGGTGATGTGCAAGGCCTCTATCAATGGCATAGCGAATGCATTGGTTGCCCGATTTGTTTATACGCTGGTTGCTTTGCGTTGCAACAAGTCGCGCGTGGAGTACCGCGATATCACCTACAACCTTTTGGCTGTGTTTGCGTTGGTACCCGCCCTTGCCATTGGCGTTGTCAATGGTCGTGATGATTTTTCCGTTACTGACCAGAACATCCGCGCCGAGCTCTTGGAAAACAGTCAGCAACTTACCAAGAAAATCTCCATCTGGCTGCAAAACAGGGCTGCGTCTATCACTTATCTGGCAGGCAGGGGCGTGACCCACTCGCCAGTCCAAATGCAAAGCATGCTTGAGCAATCCAATGAGAGTGATATCAACATTCTGCGGGCAGGCCTTATCAACCGTGATGGCATCTCCGTCGCTTTCTCGCCGACGTTAGATGATTCTGGCCACAGCAACATTGGGAGAGACTTTTCAGACCGACCCTATATCGCCGCCATGCGGCAGTCCCTCCAACCCGTGCTTTCGGAAGTGGTGATGTCCAAGGTGGGGCGTCCAACGCCGACGGTCATTTTTGCAGCCCCGGTGGTTAAGCAAGGGGACTATGCCGGTTATGTCGCTGGCGTTCTGAGCCTGGATCAGCTGGGTGAAATGTTTGAGAAGAGTTCTACTTTTCATTCGATGCATTTCACGCTGCTCGACAAGAACTCGAACGTCATCATCACCAGTATTCCCCACCAAAAGTTGATGGCACCCCTGCAACGCGGCGCTGGGACCTTGACCCCGTTGGGCAATGGCGTGGGGCAGTGGGTTCCTGCCAATCTTGCAGGCGCGCCCATCATGGAGCGTTGGAAGTCCTCCTATTACGTGATTGAGAGTCCCATTGAAAAATATGCAGAGTGGAAGCTGGTCCTGGAGCAACCAGTGGCACCTTTTCAAAAAGTTCTGTTTGAGCGCTATACGAAATCGCTGACGCTTTTGCTCGTGATTCTGCTGGTCGCTCTTACCCTGGCCGAGTTGATCAGTCGCCGTTCAATCCGTTCCCTGATTACGCTGACATCGATGACGCAAGCGCTACCGTCCCGTTTGTTGGCCAATGAATCCACGATTGACTGGCCGAAAACCAGTGTTTACGAAGTTCGGCAACTGGTGGCCAATTTCAAGGAAATGGCGCAATCCCTCACGGCACAGTTTAAAACCATCAATCAAAGCAACGAACTCTTGGAGACCCGGGTACGTGAGCGCACGTCGGCGCTCAATGCATCCTTGAAAGACAAGGAAGCACTTCTGAAGGAAGTGCACCACAGGGTCAAAAACAATATGCAGGTCATTACCAGCCTGCTCAGATTGGAGAGCAGGCGCAGCACCGTTGCGGACACCAAGGTGGTGCTGGGTGATATGCAAGCGCGCATTCGAGCCATGGCGTTGCTCCACGAGCTGCTGTACCGCACCGGAACCTTTGCTTCTGTGGACTTGGGGAAATACTTGAGTCAGCTCTCTACGCAGGCGTTTCAAAACCAGGCCGTGAACTTGCGCTCTGTTCAGCTGGTGCTGAATTTGGGTTCGGTCCCAGTGGGCATGGACCAGGCAGTCACCTGCGGTTTGCTGGTCAATGAACTCATCTCCAACTGTCTGAAGCATGGCTTTCCTGCCCATGACCAGGGGCTCGTGAGCATCGACTTGATTCGTCTGGACGATGCCGACCTGTGGAGCCTGCGTGTGGCGGATACCGGTGTAGGCCTTCCCGGCAATTTTGAAGAGAAGCGAAAGGAGTCGCTCGGCTTGCAGTTGGTGTCCGATTTGGCACGCCAAATTGGGGGAGAGCTTGAGATTGCTCCCAATTCGGACAAAGGCGTGGTGTTTATCGTGAACTTCAGGGCCGTTGAGCCCAATCCTTTGCAGATGCCGGACTGA